The sequence below is a genomic window from Xylocopa sonorina isolate GNS202 chromosome 15, iyXylSono1_principal, whole genome shotgun sequence.
ACTCCGTTGAATGCATTTTAAAATGTGCAATGAACACTATTAAGTTGATTTAAATTTTGCTTGTGTTTTAAATAGTTAGAAAAATAATATCGTGCGTTCGTTTAAACAGAACATAGTGTTACGTATCTAACATATAATTATATAACATTTATCGAATCTGCTTAAAGTATAATGCATGATTATTGTGTTGTTACACGCGTAGGTTGTGTGAACGTGATATGTTCCGATAAAACTGGCACTATCACTAAAAATGAGATGACTGCAACGATTTTGGTTACATCGGAAGGTTACATAGCTGATATTACTGGCGCTGGTTACAATGATAAAGGGGAAGTGCGAAttcgtaaatgtgacaatttcGATCTTGCGCATAAAGCTATCAGCAATATGTTGGAAGTAGGATGCGTCTGCAATAACGCTATAATACAGAACGACACTTTGCTTGGTCAACCAACAGAAGGTGCATTGATGGCACTGTCGATGAAATATGGGATGTATGGAATCGCTGATAAGTATTTGCGATTACAAGAATATCCGTTCTCATCTGAACAAAAAATGATGGCTGTGAAGTGTACGCCAAAACACGGAGAggtaatattttataaaaaaaaaaaagttacgtAAAGAATTATTTAGAAGTTACTTCAAAAAGATATCTccatatatattatagaacagacaagaaatatattttgtaaaagGTGCTCTAGAAAAGATCTTACCGCTATGTACTAAGTATTCTGTTAATGGCCAAGTATACTCTTTGAATCAAAAGAAAGACGAAGAATTTTTAACAGAAGCATATGATATTGGACAACAAGGATTAAGAGGTACGTTTTAATTATTTTCAAGTTTACCATAAGTAATTGCTGTATTGCGTACCTGTTAAGATACAAATAGAAGAGAATTCATAATTAAGCTAACAGACACCTGTCAGAATCAGACAGTTGGCCTAATATAGTGTTTAAGAATTAGTATTGATATAATCATTAATtgtataaattttatatttctcAATATTACTTGCAGTAATTGGTTTAGCACGCGGTTCGTCATTACAAGATCTAATGTACGTTGGTCTTGTGGGTATATGCGATCCCCCTCGACCACATGTTCGTGAATCAATAACGACTCTCATAAACAGCGGTGTTAAAGTGAAAATGGTTACAGGTGACGCCAAAGAAACTGCATCCGCAATTggtatatataatttttttacaGTTTGTAAAAGTCTCGCAAGAATAGTGCACCGCATTTGCTTTTGTCATTCTAGCAAGTATGATCGGGTTAGACGTACTTCACTCGCGACTAATCTCCGGAGACGAAATCGACTTAATGTCCGAACACCAATTAGAGCAGTGTATCAGTAATGTTAGCGTATTCTATCGTGTCACGCCTAAGCATAAATTATGTATCGTGAAAGCGTTACAAAGGGAAGGAAACATAGTGGGCATGACTGGTGACGGTGTAAATGATGGTGTCGCTTTAAAGAAAGCAGACATAGGCATAGCCATGGGTAAAAATGGCACTGATGTCTGTAAAGAAGCTGCGGACATGATTTTAGTGGATGACGATTttggaagtatcatgtacatattAGTTTCCTTTCCGGCATTGTTCAGTATTTTCATACATTTATTCTCTTTCTGACTGTATATACATTGATATTTTAGTGCTGCAATTGAGGAAGGGAAAGGGATTTTCCACAACATACGAAATTTTGTAAGATTTCAATTAAGTACCAGTATAGCTGCTCTATCTCTAATTGCGCTTGCTACGTTGATGGGCATACCAAATCCCTTAAATGCAATGCAAATTCTTTGGATCAATATTATCATGGATGGCCCACCTGCTCAAAGGTAAATCGACTGTTTGAAAGATTTTTCTAACATTATACGTTATATtataatgtatatatgtatatcaatTATTCATCGTAGTCTTGGCGTCGAACCTGTTGATAAGGATGTTTTAAAGCAAAAGCCACGCGACACGAAAGAACCAATGATTACGCGACGTCTAATCATCAACGTATTATTGTCAGCTACTATTATTATTCTTGGTACTCTATGGGTATATAATCGAGAGGTACGAAATTTTGTTTTCAGAAAAGAATATTCAATTATATATCTAACATTTTTTACGGTTTATTGTTATCAGATGACGACTGATGGTAACACTGCAAGAGATACAACTAtgacatttacatgtttcgttttCTTCGATATGTTCAATGCTCTAAGTTGTAGATCACAGGTAAGAAGTAATGGAGCAACCTATGTAACATTTGCAGAATCATTTATTGGTGTGTTTTAAAGCTAAAATAAGATAAATGTATCATATAACAAAAAGTCCATAGCTGCTTTATTAGAGTTACGATTATAGTATATTCTTCATGAACTAAACATAGGATAAACATTTTAGACCAAATCGATATTTACCATTGGTTTATGGAGTAACAAAATGTTCCTGGTAGCTGTAACATTATCAGTAATTGGACAGATGTTAGTGATCTACTTTCCACCATTGCAACGGGTTTTCCAAACCGAGGCCCTATCGGTAAAAGGTGCATATTTTAAACGAAACTTTCTATGATGCAGATTGAAACATGACATGTTATTTTTCaacttataaaaaaaaaaaacatttcttTTTCTGTTTTTAACAGATATCTTGTTTCTCGTCGCACTCACATCAAGCGTTTTCATAATTAGCGAGATAAAGAAATTTATAGAGAGACAACTATACAGGCGACGAGCAGGTACACAATATTACAATAAGTCCGAGATGGATTTTGTATGACAGTTGCAGTCTGCCGAAGATAAGGCGGACAAGGATCATTtggaataataataaaaaaaaaaaggaaagaaatacCCAACACACATCGTACGGGTAGTAGTCATTCGTTCGTTTATCAAACATTATCTCGCTATAGACTCGACTATGCTTGCACATTTGTAAAATTGTATGTGCACCGCGTCACAAAACGAACATTTCTCACGCGTTTAATCAAGTGCGTTCAAACGATGacagcattttttttttatcatttataattaaaattctctctctctctctctctctctctctctctctctttctttctatgACGTACGATTACTCAGGTTTTTAGGCGTTAGAATCTAGCCATCTTCACTTCTCGTCTTCACGGTAATTATATTGGACACGTCGTAgactctagaaacactattatGCACATTCCACACATTTTTTGTAGACGATCAATTTTAATGATACTATTTCGCAATCGTATTTGTAGCAATCTTCTTGTCATTGAGTAATCATGATGTTGTTCTAATGTTTAACATTCTCTCTTCATCTGATTAACAAAGCAATTGCTCTTTCGAACGTACACATTCGTTTCTACTTCCTCGCGGGCTCTTTTGGCCCGTGGTCAGTAATTGTAGATCGTTATTGTCGAATAATAAAGAGAAACCGTAATCCGTGACAAAGAAACATAATGTTTAAGGCAAGTAAGTTTAAGCACACGAGTCGATTGCATTTGAAAATACAATTGATTATAACGGAAAGAATAAACGATCTTGTAATGTTCCTTAATTCCATTATGTAACCCGATGTGCTTCTGATAACAAGAAAAAAATGAACTTATAATACGTTAAAATATTACATGTACATGTACtctgtatatttttattattatgtaTTCTTACAGCGTATTATGTATCATTTTAACAGTTACAAGCATGATCTTATAAACAGGTTTGGACTTTTCTATACTAAAAGTGTAGAAAATAGTATCCACCAAGCGAAGCTAGGATGGTGTCAGAAGAAGCAAAAGATATTATTTATGtggttctacgtttaaaaaatTCCATTATTAAACCTGAGTTGTTGTGAAGCACAAATTGAATAATTGAAGAGGAAGCTCAAGTAAgagtctatgttacatgactgTGTAACTTTCCGAGTTCGAATAATTCTCGGTAAGACAGACTTTTATAAAACTGGAACATGACGCGACATCGGTGCAGCCTGCGTAAACACTGCGATATGGACTTTCCTTTCATAAATTGGACTTCATAAATGGACTTTCCTTTCATAAATACACACAACGTGCTTTTTTTCTCTATTTGTATCAGCTTTGACTGGAATGTTTGCTACGCATGCACATTAAAACGATCTACGTAGACTGTACTTCATAAATTCAATTATAATCGAAATGTAACGTGGATTCTTCTTTGAGGTTTATCTTTAGTTATTAAAACTGATCATTTTTAGCCCAACAAAGTATACGTTACATTTTTCTGCGTAAACATTTAGCATTATATAGTTGTATATAGTTCCTTAGCATTTGAATTTAATTCTTTCGACTTTACATTGATTTCTTTCGTTTCAATTGTACTTCCAGATCTGTTTATAA
It includes:
- the Spock gene encoding secretory pathway calcium atpase — its product is MKDTVGKKYEKLFEDNELDAAAAAAAAADKEQSESAPVKEDKDQTSEMWLTTAEAASLGAEEVAARLHVDIRTGLWWQEADHRRQLVGFNEFSVKEEEPTWKKYLEQFKNPLILLLLGSAFVSICMKQFDDAVSITVAIIIVVTVAFVQEYRSEKSLEELNKLVPPACHCLREGRVETFLARNLVPGDVVYLNIGDRVPADIRIFEAIDLAIDESSFTGETEPAQKSTAPILKTNGLTSKRNIAFMGTLVRCGNGKGIVVNTGEKSEFGEVFSMMQAEEAPKTPLQRSMDILGTQLSFYSFCIIGIIMLLGWIQGKAILEMFTIGVSLAVAAIPEGLPIVVTVTLALGVMRMAKRKVIVKKLPTVETLGCVNVICSDKTGTITKNEMTATILVTSEGYIADITGAGYNDKGEVRIRKCDNFDLAHKAISNMLEVGCVCNNAIIQNDTLLGQPTEGALMALSMKYGMYGIADKYLRLQEYPFSSEQKMMAVKCTPKHGENRQEIYFVKGALEKILPLCTKYSVNGQVYSLNQKKDEEFLTEAYDIGQQGLRVIGLARGSSLQDLMYVGLVGICDPPRPHVRESITTLINSGVKVKMVTGDAKETASAIASMIGLDVLHSRLISGDEIDLMSEHQLEQCISNVSVFYRVTPKHKLCIVKALQREGNIVGMTGDGVNDGVALKKADIGIAMGKNGTDVCKEAADMILVDDDFGSIIAAIEEGKGIFHNIRNFVRFQLSTSIAALSLIALATLMGIPNPLNAMQILWINIIMDGPPAQSLGVEPVDKDVLKQKPRDTKEPMITRRLIINVLLSATIIILGTLWVYNREMTTDGNTARDTTMTFTCFVFFDMFNALSCRSQTKSIFTIGLWSNKMFLVAVTLSVIGQMLVIYFPPLQRVFQTEALSVKDILFLVALTSSVFIISEIKKFIERQLYRRRAGTQYYNKSEMDFV